One window of Microbacterium sp. Root61 genomic DNA carries:
- a CDS encoding endonuclease/exonuclease/phosphatase family protein, which translates to MKVISYNLRKHRAAGELTDLVERYNADVLCVQEADTTDLPEHLSGLRLADATNRNRLGLAVYYRENTYRAVAARSLALKKSLHDRVLKPAEERLLGVRLHDIDDRRDVIVASFHAAPLTALNSLRRHQIRTALAELGELGEGLPTLMVGDYNYPVFKENLGQKVREQGYELNLSDSRTYTRYKFFRGHYDFATSVGFEIDRVRTLPQGLSDHLPILVTARHPAEAAARVA; encoded by the coding sequence ATGAAGGTCATCTCCTACAACCTCCGCAAGCACCGCGCCGCCGGTGAGCTCACCGATCTGGTGGAGCGCTACAACGCGGACGTGCTGTGCGTGCAGGAGGCGGACACCACCGACCTGCCCGAGCACCTGAGTGGACTCCGGCTGGCGGATGCGACCAACCGCAACCGGCTCGGCCTCGCCGTCTATTACCGCGAGAACACGTACCGTGCCGTGGCCGCGCGGTCGCTCGCGCTGAAGAAGTCGCTGCATGATCGGGTACTCAAACCCGCGGAAGAGCGCCTGCTCGGTGTGCGGCTGCATGACATCGACGATCGCCGGGACGTCATCGTGGCGTCGTTCCATGCGGCTCCCCTCACGGCGCTGAACTCGCTGCGCCGGCACCAGATCCGCACTGCGCTCGCCGAGCTCGGGGAACTGGGCGAGGGGTTGCCGACACTGATGGTCGGCGACTACAACTATCCGGTCTTCAAGGAGAACCTCGGGCAGAAGGTGCGCGAGCAGGGGTACGAGCTGAATCTCAGCGACTCCCGCACGTACACGCGCTACAAGTTCTTCCGCGGCCACTACGACTTCGCGACGTCGGTCGGGTTCGAGATCGATCGCGTCCGCACGCTGCCGCAGGGGCTCAGCGATCACCTGCCGATTCTCGTGACGGCGCGTCATCCCGCGGAGGCCGCGGCCAGGGTGGCCTGA